The Dreissena polymorpha isolate Duluth1 chromosome 8, UMN_Dpol_1.0, whole genome shotgun sequence genome includes the window TTTTGAAGATAAAGATAGCGCGAGGTTAAGTCATCCAAAGCCACAAAACGTCATTTAAAACTGCAGTAATTGTGCAGGAACATCTGTTCTACCGCAGATAACAGGACATTTGCTTGTCATTGTCCTTGTTTGCTGGATGTTTTATGTCCTCTGTGTTGGTGTCAAACGTTAGGTCGTCTAGACGGCAATGATACGTGACTTCTACAAATGCCAAACGTATGCAAACTGATCAGCCGGTGAAATCTAATGTCACTAGGTTGACAgttcatatataattatttaagatgCACGTGGTAGATCTTGTAAACTGTGTAGAATTGCTGACGCACATGGTGTTGATATTTTTCTAATAATATATTCGGCGAATATATGAAGTAGTAGTTATACGCTGGCACACTACGACAAAATATGTTTCTCCTTTAAAGATAAGTAACATATAGATGATATATTGTATTGgcataaaagtaaaaaaaaataaaataatgtttgataCGGTATTCAGCTATCACATCGTCACTCTCTATGATGCCAATCCGAAAAGTCAGCCCCTCGACTAAATATCGAGTAGGTCGCCGTAGCGTAATGGACATGGTGATATGGTGGCTAGCGACGGGGAGGTTACGGGTTTGATCCACACTATGGGAGCGTTTTTTAAATCCCCCAGAGACATCAAGTACTTTAACTAATTAGTTTGCTGCTCAGCAAACCATTTTATCCGCGGAAAATGTcgttcattttgttttaatttctcaAAACAATaagaatatgcatttttaattaatattatcataCAGTTCTTCTTGCATGTCCTGGTTTTTATGCAAATTATTCTCCATTTCAAATAACAGGAACATATCTCTATTTTGAAGATATTTGCAGAATGCTGTATGTGGTAAATCCTTTTAGCGAAGACCCAGCATTCTGCGGGTTCGAGGATCCAGGCATGTGCGGTTTCGAGCAGGACAACACCACGGACCAGTTCGACTGGACGCGCATCCAGGGTCGCACTCCCTCAGCCAACACTGGACCGGAAGCGGACCACACGTGCGGCGATAGTAACGGTAAGTGGTCGGCTGTGAAATATTTGTAGAAAATTGGCGCCTGCTTTCGGAATGTTATGGCCCCTTATTAAAAACCGCGTTTACAATAAGAGGTTTTCTGTGCAAATTAAATTTGTAACGTACGGTATGCTTATTACCACCAAAGTAAATAAATAACCGGGTCGATTGAAGATGTTATATTTTtcatcctgcctctgttgcaaacattgacctaataacGAACggtcgaataaattttcctatcttcggtcaacaggaagtagtgtattcctacgcacgttGTGACACATAGTTGAGTGTAACCTTTCCAATACACTACACAAGGGTGTAGTACTTTACCAATATCGGCTGCTATCGTAATTGTAgcccaagaaaaatatcacattctcgattcgtttttttatttcttctcatattttcaataggaaggtattaaaaagaacagtttaaagtggaactattcTTTACGTGACACactcggtagttattcggtcgtcagaaatgttgtgtacatgtaggaggctcgacaacaattattttattgttatgtaaattaatcgtttgtctttgataaaatgtgtcaacggcatgaagcaggataaatcgaatacatggttggtgccgagaggGAGAAAGTTTAttcggttcggcccgaaaaagaaaaatagggctcgctaaaagTCGCCCTATTTTccttttctaagcctcaccggattaacgttctccatctcggcaccaaccatgtattctctctatatatataactCCACTTGGATTAGGTGTAACACATGTTTATACAAACACGTATAACGGTATAAATAAGCACGGCTTATGCAATTAATCGCATGCAAGTATAAAAACCTCTGACAGGaatcactttaaaaaaaagaagaagaaaacgaCTCAGAAAAGAGTATGACGGTACCGTACATGCACATGAACGTATTATTTGCCGAATTGCCTatttagtatttatatatatttaccaGACGATTTGTTAATGTTAAGTACCTCGATATCTAAATAAATACGCTTATGTTCTTTTCTTGTGAACGATGTAGATCAGATTCCATGCTTCTATGAGTTCAGTGTCATGTTGCAGGCTACTTCATGTACATTGAGGCGAGCGGGCGCTCCAAGGGTCACGCCGCCCGGATGTCGTCTCCCCGGTACCGCGGTCTCCAACCCCAGTGTATCGAGTTCTACTATCACATGTACGGGCGTCAGACCGGCACTCTCACTGTCTATAGTAAGGTAGGTAACAGACAACATGTACTAGTACTTTAAATACGTGTTAAAGACAGCTACTGCGTTCCAAAGATAGTAGGGTAGGTGACAAACTATTCTAAATACGTGCTAACGGCAGCTACTGCGTTCCTAAGTAAACTTCCTTCAAATCTCGACGTGGTGTGTAACTTCTCCGTGATTAAATACGAACCGTGTTCGGAACATGTACAATTCGGACCTTTatacatgaataaataaataaaataatgtcacaTGTAATGTATAAGTTCCCTTACTGAAAGCAAGTTGAATTGAATAAAGCTTATCGCAAATGCTAAACTTCACATCTAAAAACACACGCACGAACAAGAACGCGTGCAAATgtgccgcgtcatgcgaaaatgtgctTTATATGTGCAATCGCGCAGTCATGTCAGGAACTACCTTGTCTGATAATAAGTCGACGAAACATGACTTTGAAGCCAATTGCATATTTCCTGACCACATTGCGCGAATGCGCAGATTGGTCTGAAGTTATGCAGGGCGCATATTACATAAGACctattttagcatgacgcggctcaatttaattcaattcaattcaatttttattttaagtcggtgcagatatgtcaatataaacattagctatgtatagctatttaccgacatatcataaaaacataacatGTAACAATTAAACAAGCATATGCAAGAGTCaatgagaataaataaataaataaatgactatAAAACATGGTAGTTTCATATACTGAAATGAAAGATCAAAGGTgggtttaaaacaaataacataaatacattgtatgattaaaaaatgtgtgttgtaCCTACTGATCTTGACTTATAAATGTCTAAAAGCTGCCTTAAACGCAAATGGGTAAAAAACTGAGTGAGAAATATGGGCACAAAGGTGCGACAGATAAAAAATTGATTTGAGAAAACTGCTATTACCTCAGATCAGTTCTGCGAGGAAATGATCAGCAGCTACATTACAAAGCACATATATGAATGAAAACATATACGCAAGACGCATCTTAGATATAATATGAGTGTGTGTACATATCCTCAATAGCATACATGCATATAGTGATTAAGTTTTAGAGCTAAGTATAAAaggcaaaataaaagacaaagcaTATAACAAAACAAGTATGAACTAATCTAGCAGATTGCATAGGAAATGCAAAAAAGCAAGGTGGAATAAATAGTCTATATACACAGGCTCATCTTCGATATAATGTGAGTGTGTGTACATATCCTCAATAGCATACATGCACATATAGGGGTTGAGTTTTAAAGCTAAGTATAAAAgacaaaataaaagacaaagtatattacaaaacaataatgaacttATCTAGCACAATAATGAACAAAGCATATAGCAAAAACAATAATGAACTAATCTAGCATAGGATATGCAAAAAGCAAGAAAGAAGCAAATCGGATGCTGAATATATAAGCAGGGTGTATGAAGTATTACTATTACTAAGCATGGTTAGAACAAAAAGTACAGGTACAACTCTCTCCAATTCCATGAGCTTATCAGGCTTTTAAACTGATTGAAATTACTTTCGTCTCTAAAGTGTTGAGGGAGCTTATTCCATAGTTTGGCATAGGAGCGGATGGAATTAGTGCCATAACCAGTAGTTCTCACCTTTGGTATATCAGCTGTCCCAGTGTACCTAAAAGAGTaattttgttttttcatattaAGAAGATCATGTAAGTATGTTGGAccttgtttatttaaaatcttAAAGGCTTCAAGTGCCATAGTCCTTATTCTTCTTATTTTAAGGGAGGGCATTTTAGAGCGAGATAGAAGGGTTTGATAGTCAGAATTGTTATCACTGTAAATAAAGGTAATATGAGTTATGTTTGGTAAGTAAATGTAGAGACTGCATGATTAGCAGGTAAATGTTTGCCAATTTTACCAGATTGAAATTGAGAATTACAACAGAAGCACCTGAAATCATCGCATTAAGAAACTATATTGACGATAAAAAGCTACTGAAACGTTCCCTTTGAAGAACTTTAAATTTGttatttcagtttcagtttcaaaAATGTTGTTTTCGTCGTTGATTTTGATTTTACCCAAAACTTTGTCTGCTGTGTCTGTATTCATGAATATAACAggcttatataatttataaaatctgATACCTTTTACCATAAGGCCATATTGTTACATGTTTTAGCTTTTGACCAGTGAAGAGAACGTGGCGTTATGGCGCGTATTCGGTAACCAAGGCAACCTCTGGATCAAAGCAAGCATCGCGGTGTCCGAGGAGACGGTCCGCTCCGGCTACCAGGTAGACTTTTAAGTGTTTCCTGACTTGATTTTTGGTTTTTAGTGTTTGTGAAAGTTGCGAGGTCTTTTTGAGCTTTATGATGCATTTTGTTTTGGAACCCACTATTACCTAATTAATACTTGTCTCACGGAAGTTGGGACTAATTATCTATTTAGGCCTTCTTACTTTTTACACAAATGTATTAAATGTTGATGTGGTCTTGTGTTGCGGTGCAAAAAGTAGTTTCTGGAGAAAATCATGTAGAAATCCGGTATAGAACCCACCATCAAAACTCACATGCGTCGGTGCATTACCTAATATTATTGGGCTAATACGCGTTTTGCTACTGTATTTCAGTTGATCTTCGAGGCTGTCACCGACCTCGGTTACGAGGGCGACATTTCCATCGACGACTTCAGCATCCGGGACGGTGCGTGCGCAGTAGACACGGCGTCCCTGGAGGTGACGCCGCCGCCTCTGACGGACGCCGAAAAGTCTAAACTGCTTCAGGATCAGGTTGAAAGATATCGTAAAATTTTAAAGCGTCGGCAGAGGCTGCGGAACCGGTTGCATGGAAAGACGCCTGACAACGACGAAGGGGATGATGACGATGGTGCGCGTTGATTCTATATCAGGAACATCAGTCGATATCAAGACTTTTTAATGAATGTATGGTGAGAGTTGCGCTGTATTTCTTTAACCGCGTAATTTATGTGAATAATACATTAGTGTCAGCTATTTTCTGATCACCAGTTCAGAAACATGCGGTagtcaacattttaaaataaacgagTTATAGAACCTATCGGAATTTGCAGgttcaatgtgagattttaatgtttatttaaagtattttattatgaATCCAAATCAGGGACGATGTATGTTCTTATTCAAAGGATACCTCAAGGCCAAGGTTTTATTTACGATAAATTAGAAACAAATCCAGAGGACTGTTCATGCAGCACTTTATTGCACAGTGTCCATGCAGCACTTTATTGCACAGTGTCCATGCAGCACTTTATTGCACAGTGTCCATGCAGCACTTTATTGCACAGTGTCCATGCAGCACTTTATTGCACAGTGTCCATGCAGCACTTTATTGCACAGTGTCCATGCAGCACTTTATTGCACAGTGTCCATGCAGCACTTTATTGCACAGTGTACATGCAGCACTTTATTGCACAGTGTCCATGCAGCACTTTATTGCACAGTGTTCATTGCTATGCGCCATTCAGCAGGACTTAAAGGCTAAAGCGATATTTGCATTGCCATGTTATTTAATGATCGGCGTGATTTATACATACATTAAACACATGCATAATAATGTGTCTTATTCGCATGTATGCATGAAAATAAAGAAATCAGTGTTTGCATTAAATGTGCGTGCACTAAATTTGTCGAAAAACAGCATGACTTTAAGAAGATGTGTCTCTGGTGTGTTCTAATAGTGAAAATAGGACCGCGGCTTCAATAAAAATGGTTTCGCAGTTATAGTAATGCAAATACAGAGATGTATAGACCACACGAGCCGTGCCCAATCATCAACAGAGGGTTTCGCATactaaaatataattaagactcTGTAAAATGCGACTGAAAAATCATTATGATCATTCGGTACTGTGGGCCTGCGGTTGAaagatggcgtccaaaattgCCGCTAAAACATTAAGTCACTGATAATCACAATACACTTAAAGATTTCATtaccaaattcaatgtaaaagcaataaatttgacaaaaaataaatattttttagcgaatagaccctcataaccataccattTTTAAAGAGCATTCCGgacgaattgatttaaacaatgaaAAGGTAGTCAGTCGATACGTGAGGAAGAGTTCGATGCAAATCAAAGGTCACTGATTTCCGGCCATCTGTTTTCCGGCTACTCTCCAGTTGAAGGTATGCTGCCAAGTGTAAAGGCCACATTACGTAGTTTCCAACCTTAACCCCAAACAGTAAATTTGTAGTACGCAACACTGTTTTGTCCTACCACACGCACAcagaaaattttaaaaacaagtgcatggcaagtgcccacacagagaattgtgttcTAAAATAAATGATGTTATTGATTAAGAGAGAATAGGATTgcacataaaaatatttataatccTGTAacctaatatggctatatttaTGAGCTATCATCAAATGTTTTTTCCC containing:
- the LOC127840519 gene encoding MAM and LDL-receptor class A domain-containing protein 1-like, producing MLYVVNPFSEDPAFCGFEDPGMCGFEQDNTTDQFDWTRIQGRTPSANTGPEADHTCGDSNGYFMYIEASGRSKGHAARMSSPRYRGLQPQCIEFYYHMYGRQTGTLTVYSKLLTSEENVALWRVFGNQGNLWIKASIAVSEETVRSGYQLIFEAVTDLGYEGDISIDDFSIRDGACAVDTASLEVTPPPLTDAEKSKLLQDQVERYRKILKRRQRLRNRLHGKTPDNDEGDDDDGAR